The genomic DNA ATTTTTAAAGTACTCATTTGCTAATTTATCAAAATTAGGGCTGATACTTTCTTTGGCTTTTTGTATAAGCTCTTGTTGAAGTATCCTGACTTTATGTCTGGCTTTGTTTAGGCTGGTATCTGGATAGACCATTTCTTGATTGTACTCATCTGTAATGGAGTGAAAATTAGCATTAATCTTTATTTTGTATTTCTTTATACTACTGCCTTTTAAGTTTGGTTTGTAGATAAACAAGTAAAGATTAGCAACCCCACCTAATGCGTATTTACTAAATTTACCTCCTTTATACTCTAGCTTTTTAACGTCGCTATCTTTTAATGGCGTCGTTTGTCTTATCGTTGTTGTCATCGCACTCCTTTTTTTAATCCCTAAACTTTCAAAAGCGTTGTTTTGGTGCTTTGCGGAGATATTTGGTAACCCTATTGCAAAAACACTAGGTAACCCCTTAGGTAACCCTTTAAGAGCTGCCATTGATTGGTCTAATCTTTGGTAACTAAATCATCTAAATCCTTGCTAATTTTTGTTAAAATATCATCTATTATCAAATTTACCGCTGATATTTGGTCACTGTTTGGTACGCTATGATGTAACGTATCTATAAAACTGAATAATAAATACCCTAAGCCTAAAATATCACTTTGTAATTGTTCGTGCTCTAGAATATCGATACCATTAATAAACTCTTTTTTTTCTACTGCCTTACTCATTGTAACCCTTTAAATTAATTTTATTGATTTTAGTAGATTTTTTATCGCAGCTACTAGCAAACTGATATTTTTCATTTCTCAACTTTCAAAAGCGTTGTTTTGGTGCTTTGCGGAGATATTTGGTAACCCCATTGCAAAAACACTAGGTAACCCCTTAGGTAACCCTTTAAGAGCTGCCATTTGCATAAAAAACTAAGAAAATGTAAGCATTCTCAAGAATGGCAAAAGCCTTTCAAACGTTGCAAATAAGTACTTCTGAGAACTGTAAGGAAATATTAAGAATAACTTAGTGGTGGCTCTAACTGGACTCGAACCAGTGACCCCCACCATGTCAAGGTGATGCTCTACCAACTGAGCTATAGAACCAAAAGAGTTTGGATTATATAAAAATATCGCTTAAATTTGGGTAAAACCCAAATTTAAATCAAATGCACCTTTATAATTGCACCTTTATAATCATAGCGTATAGAATGATAAACATTATTATTGTCGGCACTTCATTATACATTCTAAAAAACTTTCCGCTTTTTGTACAGCGGTTATTCTTAAACTGTTTTAAATAGTACCCCAAGCTAAAATGATACGCAACTAAGATAATCACACAAAGCAATTTCATATGAAAATACCCTTGTTTCATAAGCTCCGGTTTTTCAAAAATCAGTATCGAAAGACCACTTAAAATGGTAATTATCATAGCTATCCAGCCTATACCGTTGTAAAGCTTACTTTCTTGAATTTTTACTACATCGACAAATCCATGATTTTGTATGTGTTCTGCGTGATAAACATAAAGTCGTGGCTGATAAAATAGCATCGCCATCCAAGAGATAAACGCAGCATAGTGCAGCCATTTGACCCATAAATAAGCTTCATAGCTCATTTTGTAACTCCTTAATAAAATTTTTCCGTTAGTTTACCATATAAATTCAAATAATATTAAATCTTAGCCTAAAATTTCATCTTTACGCCTGAGATACTCATCGTAACTCATAGCGCCGTTCTTATACAATTCATATAGTTTTTCTACGTTTTTTAATTTATGAGAATCGCTAATGCTTTTTTCTATACAATTAACTGAATTTAATTTTTCTACCCAATTAGAGGTAAAAAACAGATCTGCAAGCCACCAAATTCCCCAAATAGCAAGAAATATATATCCAACTAAAAATATAGCGGTTAAACTTCCGATCCAAAATAGCAATAATTGCAACAATCCGCTCAAAAATTTGCCGCAATATATCCTATGAGCACCAAAACCGCCTAGAAAAAACCAGAGCGCATACGCTATATAAATATTTCTTTGCATTACTTTTTCCTATGCATAAAACTCTGAATCAAAATAATCAAAATCGCCAGATCTATCATCATATCGGCAAAGTTAAATACGGCAAAGTTAAACCATTTATGCCAAAAAATATAGTCAACCACACCGCCATGCACAAATCGATCAAGTATATTTGAGCAGCCTCCGCCAAGAAGCAGACCAAATGCCGCGGGATGGGATTTTAAAAGTTCTTTTTGTCCAAAAAGATAGCCCAAAAGGACAGCGATGAGAGCTAACTGGATGTATTTTAAATTTGTTCCCAAAAACTCAAACATAGAAAATGCCACACCTTTATTAAAGACCAAAACAAGATCTATAAACTCGCCTTTATATCTAAATCCGTTTAAAAATATCCATTTTATAATCTGATCAACGGCAAATATAGCTGCAAAATATGATAAAAATTTAAAAATTACCTTACTCATTTAATGCTTTTATAAAGAATTTTTCTACTTCAGCTATCTTTTTAGTTACCAATGCTTCGTCTTTTCCCTCAAGCAAAAGTCTTATAACGTTTTCAGTCCCAGAATATCTAAAAAGAGTGCGAATTCCTAGTTTTTTAAGCTCGTCTTCAAGTTCTTTTAAGCCTTTAAGCTCATCAAGAGGTCTCTTTTCTATAATTTTCAAATTTGAAAGTTTTTGTGGATATGCTTTAATACTCCCGAATATCTCGCTGGCTTTTTTATTTTTAGCTAAGAGACAAGCGCTTACTTGCAAAGCTGAAACAAGTCCGTCGCCGGTCTTTGAAAAATCGCTAAATATGATGTGTCCGCTCTGCTCACCGCCGAAATTTATGCCGTTTTCTTTCATCATTTCAAGAACGAATTTATCTCCGACGTTTGAACGAAGAAGCTTAATTTTGTGTTTTGCAAGATAGTCGTCAAGTGCGGCATTACTCATCACGGTGGCTACTATCTCCTTTTTATCAAGCATCTTATTTTCATCAAGATAAGTAGCCAAAACGCCGAGCAAAGCGTCTCCATCGACAACTTTTGCATTTTCATCGACAACCACAAGTCTATCGGCATCACCGTCAAAAGCAAATCCTATATCGGCTCTTAATCTTTTAACTTCTTTTGCCAAATTTTCAGGATGCAAAGCACCGCAGCCATCATTTATATTTCCGCCGTTTGGTTCATCGTTTAAAACTATTGTCTCTGCTCCAAGCTCGCTAAATACGGTCGGAGCGACTTTATAAACTGCGCCGTTTGCAACGTCCAAAACAACTCTTAAACCTTTTAAAGTAAGACTTTTAGGGAATGAGTTTTTGATATGAACTATGTATCTGCCTATAACATCGTCAATTCTTTTTGACTGACCGATTTCGAGACCTATTTTTTGATTGTTTTCTATTATTTCATTATGAAAAAATATATTTTCTATGGCTTGTTCAGCCTCTACGCTTAGCTTATTTCCGAAACTATCAAAAAATTTGATACCGTTATCATCAAATGGATTATGACTGGCGCTTATCATTATGCCGGCGTCACAGCGCATATCTTCAGTCAAAAATGCTATCGCTGGAGTCGGCATAGGACCTATTTGTATAACATTATATCCAACTGCGGTAAGTCCGGCTACTATCGCGGTTTCGATCATATATCCGCTTTTTCTGGTATCTTTTCCGACTAAAATTTTATTTGTAATTGAGTTTTTACGAAAGTAAATTCCAGCAGCCATCGCTAGTCTCATCGCAGTCATCGCGTTTAGCTTCTCTCCGGCTCTGCCTCTAACTCCATCAGTTCCAAAAAGCTTCATTTTTGCCTTCTTTTTTTAAATTTAACTAGCTATTTTATCAAAAACAATATTAAATTTGCATATGAAATACAATTCTAAATTTAAAAACGGAAAATAATTACATTAAAAAACAGAATGAGAATGATTAAATTTGACTTAAATTCAGATTTATTTAATTATCTTTAGGATATAATCACCGACTAAAATTATAAAAAAAGGTAAGTTATGGCAAACCACAAATCTGCTGAAAAAAGAGCAAGACAAACTATAAAAAGAACCGAGAGAAATAGATTTTACCGTACAAGACTTAAGAATTTAACCAAAGCGGTAAGAGTTGCAGTAGCAAGCGGCGACAAAGACGCTGCATTAGTAGCTTTAAAAGATGCAAATAAAAACTTCCATAGCTTTGTAAGCAAAGGATTCCTTAAAAAAGAGACCGCTTCTAGAAAAGTTAGCCGCTTAGCAAAACTTGTTAGTACTTTAGCTGCATAATTTAAATTTAAATGTTAGCTGACAAACTACGTCCATTTATAGATCGCTACAATGAGTTAAACTCTATTCTTAGCGATCCAGAAGTCATAAACGATATATCTCGTATGACTAAACTCTCAAAAGAGCAAAGAAACTTAGAATCCATAAAAGACGCTACTCAAAGATACTTAAGTATCTTAAACGGTATAGAAGAAAATAAAACTCTACTTGAAGATCCAGAACTAGGCGAACTAGCTAAAGATGAGCTAAAAGCGCTAGAAACAGAGCTTCCGAAACTAGAAGAAGAGATAAAACTTCTGCTTCTTCCAAAAGATCCAAACGATGAAAAAAATATCTTTTTAGAGCTACGCGCCGGTACAGGAGGCGATGAAGCTGCCTTATTTGTAGGAGACTTAGCTACTGCGTATATAAGATATACCGAAGAGCGAGGCTATAAATACGAGATAGTAAGTTCAAGTGAAGGAAGTGCAGGCGGATATAAAGAGCTGATTTTACTCATAAAAGGCGAAGGTGCTTACTCAAGACTTAAGTATGAAGGCGGAACTCACAGAGTTCAAAGGGTGCCAGAAACAGAAAGTCAAGGTAGAGTGCACACTTCGGCTATCACAGTAGCCATCATGCCAGAAGTAGAAGATAGCGAGATAGATATAAATCCAAACGATCTTAAAATAGACGTTATGAGAAGCTCGGGTCATGGCGGACAGTCGGTAAATACCACAGACAGTGCCGTGCGCGTAACTCACATACCAACAGGCTTAGTCGTAGTCAATCAAGACGGTAAAAGCCAACACAAAAACAAAGACGCCGCTATAAAGGTCTTAAAAGCTAGGCTTTACGATATGCAAGAGCGCGAACGCAGAGAAAAAGAAAGCAAAGAGAGAAAAGATCAAGTCGGCACCGGAGATAGAAGCGGTCGTATCCGCACGTACAATTACCCACAAAACCGCATCAGCGATCACCGCATAAATCTCACTCTTTATAGGCTAGATGCGATTATGGCAGCAGGACTTTTTGATGAGATCATAGACCCGCTCATCGCGCACTACCAAGCAGAAGCCATAGCAAACGCCGGACTATAAATTAACTATTTTTAAAATAAATATTATGACCAGAGAGACCGTATTTAAGTATGCAAAAGAAAAGTACGGTACGATCCCCGATCATCCATGGAAAAAATATCCGAAATACGCCATTTTAAGACATTTAAAAAATCAAAAATGGTACGGAGCCGTAATCAATATACCAAGAAACAAACTCGGACTAAATGGAGATGACGCGGTTGATGTTTTGAATGTCAAATGCGAGAAAGATTTGGCTATTTTGCTAAAAGATAACGAAGCCATCTTTTCCGCTTATCACATGAACAAAAAGAACTGGATATCGATTTTGCTTGAAAAGGCGGAAAATAAGATGGTTTTTGATCTCATTTCGCAAAGTTATAAAATAACTCTTTAACTATTTTATCAACTTTGAGATATCTTTAAATTTGACATGCTCGGCACTTCGCATCATCTCAAACGCTATCATTTCGGCAGATTTTACGGTAACGCCATTTAAATTTAAAAAAGTAAGCTCTTTGTTTCTTTCGTCTCTACTGCCCACACACTCGTCTACCAAAGTCACATTATAACCATTATTTAGCAGATCTTTTGCGCTTTGATATACGCATATATGAGCTTCTACTCCGATCAAAATCACATTTCTATAACCTGAAATTTCATCTTTTATAACGTTAAAAGCCGAGAATTCCGACTTATCAAATATTTTGGAATTTATCAAATTTAATATCTGCTCATCGGTATCGCCAAGCCCTTTTTTATACTGCTGCGTAGCGATCACCTTAAGTCCTAGATCATTTGCTATTTTTAGAAATTTAACACTGTTTTGCAACAAATTTTTATCGCTCATCACGTTTAAAAGCTTAGTTTGCATATCGATAACCGTGACTATACTATCCATGATTTTCCTCCGTTTTTTTATAGATCTATCTCGATACCCACTGGACAGTGATCGCTACCTTCTATGCTATCAAGTATAAAGGCGTCTTTTAGTTTATCTTTTAAATTTGAGCTAATGAAAAAATAATCAATCCGCCAACCGACATTTTTAGCTCTTGCGTTAAATCTATAGCTCCACCATGAGTAAGCGTTCTCTTTGTCGCCATTTATAAATCTAAAAGTATCTATAAATCCGCTATCGATAACCTTATCTATCCACGCCCTTTCAATAGGCAAAAATCCGCTTGTTTTGGAGTTGGCTTTTGGATTTTTAAGGTCGATTTCACGGTGAGCGGTATTTACGTCGCCGCAAAATATCACTCCTTTGCCTTCGCTCACCAAAGCATTGATATAAGATAGAAATTTGTCATAAAAATCCATCTTATATGCTAGTCTTTCATCTCCGCTTTGACCGTTTGGAAAGTATATATTGAAAAGATGTATATTATCAAATTTATGTTCCAAAACTCTGCCTTCATCATCATCAAAAAACTGCGATTTTAAATTTTGAGATTTTAAATTCGACAAACTCATCACACCTGAGTAGCCAGGTCTTTTGGCTGAATTTGCGGATATATTTTCAAATCCCAGATTATAAATTTCTGCTGGTATCTTATCTTCACTTACTTTGATCTCTTGCAAAGCTAAAAAGTCCGGTTTATGCTCATCTAGCCACGAAAAAGACTCTTTTCCAAGCGCTGCTCTAAGTCCATTTACGTTCCACGAAATTAGTTTCAAATTTAATCCTTTTATATATTTTCTTGCTTAAATTATAACTTCAAATTTAAAATACTTATACTAAATTTTTATCTATTTACCATATTGAATTATAATTTTAACAAATAATTTTAAGGATCTTCATGAAAATCAGCTCAAATATTTTTATATTGAGTTTTGCTCTTTTTATAACCTTGCTTAACTACAAATTTTTTGAATTTGCAATCAATAAAGCAGGTTTTTACGAAAACAAAATTGTTATTTTAACGCTTCCGGTGCTATTTTTTGCACTATTGATAATAGCTTTTAGCTTATTATTCCTACCTTATCTAACTAAACCATTATCAATTTTTATAGGTATTAGCGGAATTGCCGGAGCGTACTTTATGAACACGTACGGCACAATAATAGATAGCGATATGATAAGAAATGCGGTGCAAACGGATGTAAAAGAGGTGAAAGATCTACTAAATTGGGATATAATTTTATGGATTTTAGGCGCCGTTTTCGTCGTGATTATCGTAGTAAAAACGAAAATTATCTATTCTAAGGTTTTGCACGAGATAAAAATCAGATCTATTTTTATAGTAGCGGCTTTAGCCATTTTCGGAGCTTCTTTTGGTATATTTAGCAAAAACTTTATACCATTTTTTAGAAACTATCCGGAAATCAGGTTTTTTACAACTCCGTTTTATCCTATATACTCTATAATTAAATTTACAAAATCACTAACTCCTAAAGCAGAATTTCAAAAAATAGGACTTGACGCAACTCTAAAAGATGATAAAAAAAGATTATTTGTACTTGTAGTAGGAGAAACTGCGAGAGCTGCTAATTACTCGTTAAATAACTATATGAAAAACGATACCAACCCATACTCGAAAGAAAACGGCGTACTTAGCTTCACGAACTTCTACTCATGCGGAACATCTACTGCTATAAGCGTACCTTGTATGTTTTCAAATTTAACAAAAAAAACGTTTTCTCCAAGCAAAGCTAACAATACGGGTAATTTATTAGACGTATTTACTGTAGCAAATATTGATGTAAGCTGGTTTGGTAACAATTCTGGATGGTGCAAAGGAGTCTGCGATAGACTGCAAAACGCTAAAAATTACGGCGGAGAGGGCTTTGATGAAGTCATGCTAAAAGATATAAATTCCAAAATACAAAACGCTTCAAAAAACAGCTTTATAGTAGTTCATCTGCAAGGAAGCCATGGGCCAACTTACTTTAAAAGATATCCAAAAGAGTTTGATAAGTTCAACCCTACTTGCGATACTGCCGTACTAAAAGACTGTACGCATGATGAAATAGTAAATACATATGATAATACTATACTATATACCGATTATGTTATGAATAAAATAATAAATATGCTAAAAGATTCTAAATTTGAGACCGGGCTCCTTTACGTAAGTGATCACGGCGAGAGTTTGGGAGAAAACGGATTATATTTGCACGGTATGCCTTATGCTTTTGCTCCGGATTTTCAAATACATGTTCCTGCCATACTTTGGTTAAACGACAATAAAAAATTAGATGAATTGAGCAGATTAAAAGATGAGAATTTATCACAAGACTATGTTTTTCACTCTATGCTTGGATTTTTTAGTATAGATTCAAACGTGTATGATAACAATCTGGACTTATTTGCTAAGGATATAAAGTGAGAAATCAACCGAAATATAGCTTTTTTAAAAACTCATCATATGCCTTTAGCGGACTTTTTGATATCATATCTAGCGAAAAAAGCTTTAAAATAGAACTAGCCATCATAATTCCTCTACTTATCGTATCTGTTTTTTTAAATTTAACCCTAAGCGAACATCTACTTTTAGCCGCCGTGCTATTTTTGATTCTTGTAGTAGAGTGTATCAACTCATCTATAGAAAGAGCCGTAGACCTTACTACGACAAACTATCATATACTAGCTAAAAAAGCAAAAGACGCTGCAAGTGCGGCTGTGTTTTTAAGTATATGTTTAGCGGGATTAGTATGGATAAGTATAATTTTAAATTTAATATTCTAACAAAACTCTTTAAAAAAATTCTAGGCGAAAAGAAAACGCTTATAATGGAGCTTCTAGTAGAAAATATGGATGAAAAATATCTTGTAAAATATACTATAAAAGAGATTTGCGATGAGCTCGAAGTAAGCAAACCCACAGTTATTCAGACCTTCAAGCTCTTAGAGGAAAAAGGCGTTTT from Campylobacter fetus subsp. fetus includes the following:
- a CDS encoding CopD family protein, translated to MSYEAYLWVKWLHYAAFISWMAMLFYQPRLYVYHAEHIQNHGFVDVVKIQESKLYNGIGWIAMIITILSGLSILIFEKPELMKQGYFHMKLLCVIILVAYHFSLGYYLKQFKNNRCTKSGKFFRMYNEVPTIIMFIILYAMIIKVQL
- a CDS encoding NINE protein: MQRNIYIAYALWFFLGGFGAHRIYCGKFLSGLLQLLLFWIGSLTAIFLVGYIFLAIWGIWWLADLFFTSNWVEKLNSVNCIEKSISDSHKLKNVEKLYELYKNGAMSYDEYLRRKDEILG
- the lspA gene encoding signal peptidase II, which encodes MSKVIFKFLSYFAAIFAVDQIIKWIFLNGFRYKGEFIDLVLVFNKGVAFSMFEFLGTNLKYIQLALIAVLLGYLFGQKELLKSHPAAFGLLLGGGCSNILDRFVHGGVVDYIFWHKWFNFAVFNFADMMIDLAILIILIQSFMHRKK
- the glmM gene encoding phosphoglucosamine mutase yields the protein MKLFGTDGVRGRAGEKLNAMTAMRLAMAAGIYFRKNSITNKILVGKDTRKSGYMIETAIVAGLTAVGYNVIQIGPMPTPAIAFLTEDMRCDAGIMISASHNPFDDNGIKFFDSFGNKLSVEAEQAIENIFFHNEIIENNQKIGLEIGQSKRIDDVIGRYIVHIKNSFPKSLTLKGLRVVLDVANGAVYKVAPTVFSELGAETIVLNDEPNGGNINDGCGALHPENLAKEVKRLRADIGFAFDGDADRLVVVDENAKVVDGDALLGVLATYLDENKMLDKKEIVATVMSNAALDDYLAKHKIKLLRSNVGDKFVLEMMKENGINFGGEQSGHIIFSDFSKTGDGLVSALQVSACLLAKNKKASEIFGSIKAYPQKLSNLKIIEKRPLDELKGLKELEDELKKLGIRTLFRYSGTENVIRLLLEGKDEALVTKKIAEVEKFFIKALNE
- the rpsT gene encoding 30S ribosomal protein S20 encodes the protein MANHKSAEKRARQTIKRTERNRFYRTRLKNLTKAVRVAVASGDKDAALVALKDANKNFHSFVSKGFLKKETASRKVSRLAKLVSTLAA
- the prfA gene encoding peptide chain release factor 1, producing the protein MLADKLRPFIDRYNELNSILSDPEVINDISRMTKLSKEQRNLESIKDATQRYLSILNGIEENKTLLEDPELGELAKDELKALETELPKLEEEIKLLLLPKDPNDEKNIFLELRAGTGGDEAALFVGDLATAYIRYTEERGYKYEIVSSSEGSAGGYKELILLIKGEGAYSRLKYEGGTHRVQRVPETESQGRVHTSAITVAIMPEVEDSEIDINPNDLKIDVMRSSGHGGQSVNTTDSAVRVTHIPTGLVVVNQDGKSQHKNKDAAIKVLKARLYDMQERERREKESKERKDQVGTGDRSGRIRTYNYPQNRISDHRINLTLYRLDAIMAAGLFDEIIDPLIAHYQAEAIANAGL
- a CDS encoding MmcQ/YjbR family DNA-binding protein; protein product: MTRETVFKYAKEKYGTIPDHPWKKYPKYAILRHLKNQKWYGAVINIPRNKLGLNGDDAVDVLNVKCEKDLAILLKDNEAIFSAYHMNKKNWISILLEKAENKMVFDLISQSYKITL
- a CDS encoding isochorismatase family protein, with the protein product MDSIVTVIDMQTKLLNVMSDKNLLQNSVKFLKIANDLGLKVIATQQYKKGLGDTDEQILNLINSKIFDKSEFSAFNVIKDEISGYRNVILIGVEAHICVYQSAKDLLNNGYNVTLVDECVGSRDERNKELTFLNLNGVTVKSAEMIAFEMMRSAEHVKFKDISKLIK
- a CDS encoding exodeoxyribonuclease III translates to MKLISWNVNGLRAALGKESFSWLDEHKPDFLALQEIKVSEDKIPAEIYNLGFENISANSAKRPGYSGVMSLSNLKSQNLKSQFFDDDEGRVLEHKFDNIHLFNIYFPNGQSGDERLAYKMDFYDKFLSYINALVSEGKGVIFCGDVNTAHREIDLKNPKANSKTSGFLPIERAWIDKVIDSGFIDTFRFINGDKENAYSWWSYRFNARAKNVGWRIDYFFISSNLKDKLKDAFILDSIEGSDHCPVGIEIDL
- a CDS encoding phosphoethanolamine transferase, whose amino-acid sequence is MKISSNIFILSFALFITLLNYKFFEFAINKAGFYENKIVILTLPVLFFALLIIAFSLLFLPYLTKPLSIFIGISGIAGAYFMNTYGTIIDSDMIRNAVQTDVKEVKDLLNWDIILWILGAVFVVIIVVKTKIIYSKVLHEIKIRSIFIVAALAIFGASFGIFSKNFIPFFRNYPEIRFFTTPFYPIYSIIKFTKSLTPKAEFQKIGLDATLKDDKKRLFVLVVGETARAANYSLNNYMKNDTNPYSKENGVLSFTNFYSCGTSTAISVPCMFSNLTKKTFSPSKANNTGNLLDVFTVANIDVSWFGNNSGWCKGVCDRLQNAKNYGGEGFDEVMLKDINSKIQNASKNSFIVVHLQGSHGPTYFKRYPKEFDKFNPTCDTAVLKDCTHDEIVNTYDNTILYTDYVMNKIINMLKDSKFETGLLYVSDHGESLGENGLYLHGMPYAFAPDFQIHVPAILWLNDNKKLDELSRLKDENLSQDYVFHSMLGFFSIDSNVYDNNLDLFAKDIK
- a CDS encoding diacylglycerol kinase, with protein sequence MRNQPKYSFFKNSSYAFSGLFDIISSEKSFKIELAIIIPLLIVSVFLNLTLSEHLLLAAVLFLILVVECINSSIERAVDLTTTNYHILAKKAKDAASAAVFLSICLAGLVWISIILNLIF
- a CDS encoding winged helix-turn-helix domain-containing protein → MDKYNFKFNILTKLFKKILGEKKTLIMELLVENMDEKYLVKYTIKEICDELEVSKPTVIQTFKLLEEKGVLTKIKNGLYRLNLSDEL